One window of Lemur catta isolate mLemCat1 chromosome 3, mLemCat1.pri, whole genome shotgun sequence genomic DNA carries:
- the FAM183A gene encoding protein FAM183A, which produces MAARQREKWVTDEVHQNQILRELYLKELRTQKLYTQYHVNPLRKVHTITRKPMSWHDNLEEPADARFLNLIHHAAQEPRMKYPETQTESQEIGWDSEPLVNPERHDHRLNHFRVYKDITLYKAKMWSLGEDDRHK; this is translated from the exons ATGGCCGCACGCCAGAGGGAGAAGTGGGTCACGGATGAGGTCCATCAGAACCAGATTTTGCGGGAACTGTATCTCAAAGAGCTGCGCACTCAGAAACTCTACACGCAGTATCACGTGAATCCCCTGCGCAAGG TTCACACGATAACCAGAAAGCCCATGTCTTGGCATGATAACCTGGAGGAACCTGCAGATG CCAGGTTTCTGAATCTTATTCACCATGCTGCCCAGGAACCAAGGATGAAGTACCCAGAGACACAGACTGAAAGCCAGGAGATTGGATGGGACTCTGAGCCCTTG GTCAACCCAGAACGCCATGACCATAGGCTGAACCACTTCAGGGTCTACAAGGACATCACTCTGTATAAGGCTAAAATGTGGAGCTTGGGAGAAGATGATCGCCACAAGTAG